The following DNA comes from Candidatus Stoquefichus sp. SB1.
GCTGCACAGGCACTTCCTCCAGTTGCTAACATTGGATCAACAACAATCACATCAGCACTATCTAAACAAGATGGAAATTTTGCATAATATTCTTCAGGCTGAAGTGTCTCTTCATTACGGGCCATTCCAATATGACCTACTTTGGCATTAGGAATAATGTTTTTAAACCCATCAACCAATCCCAATCCAGCTCTTAAAATAGGAACCAGTACAACTGGTCTCACTAATGTTTTACCAGTCATTGGACAAATAGGTGTCACTATTTCAACATTCTTTAATGGTAACCCTTTTGTCACTTCATATGCCATTAACATTGCAATTTCATCTAAATTTTGTCTAAATTCTTTTGTTCCTGTATCCTTATTTCTCATAATTGTTAACTTATGATCAATTAAAGGATGATTTAAAATTGTCGTTGCCATGATTATCCTTCTTTCTA
Coding sequences within:
- the upp gene encoding uracil phosphoribosyltransferase, translated to MATTILNHPLIDHKLTIMRNKDTGTKEFRQNLDEIAMLMAYEVTKGLPLKNVEIVTPICPMTGKTLVRPVVLVPILRAGLGLVDGFKNIIPNAKVGHIGMARNEETLQPEEYYAKFPSCLDSADVIVVDPMLATGGSACAAITNIKKRGAQYIKLACLVAAPEGIAMIEQAHPDVDLIVAALDEKLNDKGYIVPGLGDAGDRLFGTDN